A portion of the Streptomyces sp. YPW6 genome contains these proteins:
- a CDS encoding SCO1431 family membrane protein has protein sequence MTATSAAAHAHHARRARTGGPGDGPKVMEHNAGWAFVVVLAMLVTRLGLL, from the coding sequence ATGACCGCGACCAGCGCCGCAGCACACGCACACCACGCCCGCCGGGCCCGTACCGGTGGCCCCGGAGACGGGCCGAAGGTGATGGAGCACAACGCCGGCTGGGCCTTCGTCGTCGTCCTCGCGATGCTGGTCACCCGGCTCGGGCTGCTGTAG
- a CDS encoding PepSY domain-containing protein — protein sequence MSHRTEEVPQCEQEPNEQEGKARVAAAGKPEGPAASSSERPGPARSWGELRHLLLRLHFYAGVLVAPFLLVAALTGLAYTLTPQLDRLVYGDQLRVDRVGDQVRPLAEQISAARSAYPEGTLASVITPPGPQDTTRVVLTVPELGENQRTVFVDPYTAEVRGELTTWFGSTPLTTWLDDLHRNLHLGETGRLYSEVAASWLWVAVAGGLVLWLGRARGRRATSARGVLLPDRKAKGVRRTRGLHAATGVWLALGLLFLSATGLTWSQYGGERFGRLLDAANGSAPALDTALPGAGAPAGDHAEHAGHGGSGPATADADPAEFDAALAAARGAGLGGTVEVTPPADAASAWVVAQTDNTWPVHYDRVAVDTTSGEITSRTRWADHPILNKLSKLGVQGHMGVLFGVANQIVLALTALGLTAVIVWGYRMWWQRRPTRGDRPAPVGKAPERGAWRRIPLPALVLGVPAVAALGWALPVLGVTLAGFLVVDAVVGAVRRRRTA from the coding sequence ATGTCCCACAGAACCGAAGAAGTACCGCAGTGCGAGCAAGAGCCGAACGAGCAGGAGGGGAAGGCCCGTGTCGCTGCCGCCGGGAAGCCGGAGGGCCCCGCGGCATCCTCGTCCGAGCGGCCCGGCCCGGCCCGCTCCTGGGGGGAGCTGCGGCACCTCCTGCTCCGGCTGCACTTCTACGCCGGGGTGCTCGTCGCCCCCTTCCTGCTGGTCGCCGCACTGACCGGGCTGGCCTACACCCTGACCCCGCAGCTCGACCGGCTCGTCTACGGCGACCAGCTCCGGGTCGACCGGGTCGGGGACCAGGTGCGCCCGCTGGCCGAGCAGATCTCCGCCGCGCGGTCCGCGTACCCCGAGGGCACACTGGCGTCGGTCATCACCCCGCCGGGTCCCCAGGACACCACCCGGGTGGTGCTCACGGTGCCGGAGCTGGGCGAGAACCAGCGCACGGTGTTCGTCGACCCGTACACCGCCGAGGTGCGGGGCGAGCTGACGACCTGGTTCGGGTCGACACCGCTCACCACCTGGCTCGACGACCTGCACCGCAATCTGCACCTCGGCGAGACGGGCCGCCTGTACTCCGAGGTCGCGGCGAGCTGGCTGTGGGTGGCCGTCGCGGGCGGCCTGGTGCTGTGGCTCGGGCGCGCCCGCGGTCGGCGCGCCACGTCCGCCCGGGGTGTGCTGCTCCCGGACCGCAAGGCCAAGGGGGTGCGGAGGACCCGGGGTCTGCACGCGGCCACCGGTGTGTGGCTGGCGCTGGGGCTGCTGTTCCTGAGCGCCACGGGACTCACCTGGTCGCAGTACGGCGGGGAGCGGTTCGGGCGGCTGCTGGACGCGGCGAACGGCAGCGCCCCGGCTCTGGACACGGCGCTGCCGGGCGCCGGGGCTCCCGCCGGGGACCACGCGGAGCACGCCGGGCACGGCGGTTCCGGCCCGGCGACCGCCGACGCGGATCCGGCGGAGTTCGACGCGGCCCTGGCGGCGGCCCGGGGCGCGGGACTCGGCGGGACCGTGGAGGTGACGCCGCCGGCGGACGCGGCGAGCGCGTGGGTCGTGGCGCAGACCGACAACACCTGGCCGGTGCACTACGACCGGGTGGCCGTGGACACCACGAGCGGAGAGATCACCTCGCGCACCCGCTGGGCCGACCACCCGATCCTGAACAAGCTCAGCAAGCTGGGCGTGCAGGGCCACATGGGGGTGCTGTTCGGGGTCGCCAACCAGATCGTGCTGGCGCTCACGGCCCTCGGTCTGACCGCGGTGATCGTCTGGGGCTACCGCATGTGGTGGCAGCGCCGACCCACCCGGGGCGACCGGCCCGCGCCGGTCGGCAAGGCCCCCGAGCGCGGGGCGTGGCGGCGGATCCCGCTGCCCGCCCTCGTCCTGGGCGTCCCCGCCGTGGCCGCCCTGGGCTGGGCGCTGCCGGTCCTGGGAGTGACCCTGGCGGGGTTCCTGGTGGTCGACGCGGTGGTGGGGGCGGTGCGCCGACGCCGTACCGCGTGA
- a CDS encoding ABC transporter permease, whose product MRGPRVYLLLAGAAFRAEFQYRGNLFINIIGGLFYQGVGLAFIWAVLDRFGQVGGWGLGEIAFLYGMRLTAHGLWLLPGHQLVHVDEVVIEGEYDRYLVRPVSPLVQLLTRRVRLSSLGDLAGGAVLLAIASASAPVDWSPGAVGFLLLAVVGGALVEGSLQLAASALVFRMKRVSPIKFAIDMIFSDFGNYPLKIFGPVAGFGLTFVFPLAFVAYLPATVLMDREEELAVPEWLAWGAPAIGAVLMYVAYRFWQRQSRHYESSGH is encoded by the coding sequence GTGCGAGGACCGCGCGTCTATCTGCTGCTGGCCGGTGCGGCGTTCCGGGCCGAGTTCCAGTACCGGGGAAACCTGTTCATCAACATCATCGGCGGCCTGTTCTACCAGGGTGTCGGGCTGGCCTTCATCTGGGCGGTGCTGGACCGCTTCGGGCAGGTCGGCGGCTGGGGGCTCGGGGAGATCGCCTTCCTCTACGGAATGAGGCTCACGGCCCACGGCCTGTGGCTGCTCCCCGGTCACCAGCTCGTCCACGTCGACGAGGTCGTCATCGAGGGGGAGTACGACCGCTACCTGGTCCGCCCGGTGTCGCCCCTGGTCCAGCTCCTCACCCGGAGGGTGCGGCTGAGCTCGCTCGGCGACCTGGCGGGCGGGGCGGTGCTCCTGGCCATCGCCTCGGCCTCGGCGCCGGTCGACTGGTCGCCGGGTGCCGTCGGCTTCCTCCTGCTGGCGGTCGTCGGCGGTGCGCTGGTGGAAGGCTCCCTGCAACTGGCAGCCTCCGCACTGGTCTTCCGGATGAAGCGGGTGTCCCCCATCAAGTTCGCCATCGACATGATCTTCAGTGACTTCGGCAACTATCCGCTGAAGATCTTCGGTCCGGTGGCCGGTTTCGGGCTGACCTTCGTCTTCCCGCTGGCCTTCGTCGCCTACCTGCCGGCGACCGTGCTGATGGACCGGGAAGAGGAACTCGCCGTACCGGAATGGCTCGCCTGGGGCGCTCCGGCCATCGGAGCCGTGCTCATGTACGTCGCGTACCGCTTCTGGCAGCGGCAGTCCCGCCACTACGAGAGCAGCGGGCACTGA
- a CDS encoding ATP-binding cassette domain-containing protein: MPVIEVADLVKEFRRPKRQEGAFAGIRTLLTREQVVKRAVDGIDFTVRQGEMVGYLGPNGAGKSTTIKMLTGILVPTSGTVTVAGDTPWRDRSRNARRIGVVFGQRSQLWWDLPLRDSLWLISRLYDVPEARFREKQREFSEVLGLGPFLDTPVRQLSLGQRMRGDLAAAMLYDPEILYLDEPTVGLDVVAKGRIRTFVGELNRASGTTVVLTTHDLDDVEQLCDRIILIDHGRVAYDGAVDELKTRYAPHRELVVQTDRLESVEGAEIVRREGGKVWLRFDPVRTPPAELVAAVLARHRVSDLSIVEPELESVIHRIYADRG, translated from the coding sequence ATGCCCGTCATCGAGGTGGCAGACCTCGTCAAGGAGTTCCGTCGGCCCAAGCGGCAGGAGGGCGCCTTCGCGGGCATCCGTACGCTGCTGACCCGGGAGCAGGTCGTCAAGCGGGCGGTCGACGGCATCGACTTCACGGTCCGGCAAGGGGAGATGGTCGGCTACCTCGGCCCCAACGGGGCGGGCAAGTCCACCACCATCAAGATGCTCACCGGCATCCTCGTCCCCACGTCCGGTACGGTCACGGTCGCCGGGGACACGCCCTGGCGGGACCGTTCCCGCAACGCCCGCCGGATAGGCGTGGTCTTCGGTCAGCGCAGCCAGCTCTGGTGGGACCTGCCCCTGCGTGACTCGCTCTGGCTGATCAGCCGCCTCTACGACGTGCCGGAGGCCCGGTTCCGCGAGAAGCAGCGGGAGTTCAGCGAGGTGCTCGGCCTCGGCCCGTTCCTCGACACGCCCGTCCGCCAGCTCTCCCTGGGGCAGCGGATGCGCGGCGACCTCGCCGCCGCGATGCTCTACGACCCGGAGATCCTCTACCTGGACGAGCCGACCGTCGGGCTCGACGTCGTCGCCAAGGGGCGCATCCGCACCTTCGTGGGGGAGTTGAACCGGGCATCCGGGACCACGGTCGTCCTCACCACCCATGACCTCGACGACGTCGAGCAACTCTGCGACCGGATCATCCTCATCGACCACGGCAGGGTCGCCTACGACGGGGCGGTGGACGAGCTGAAGACCCGCTACGCCCCGCACCGTGAACTCGTGGTGCAGACCGACCGGCTGGAGAGCGTCGAGGGAGCGGAGATCGTCCGCCGGGAGGGCGGAAAGGTGTGGCTGCGCTTCGACCCCGTCCGCACACCGCCCGCCGAACTGGTGGCGGCGGTGCTGGCCCGGCACCGCGTGAGCGATCTGTCGATCGTGGAACCCGAGCTGGAGAGCGTCATCCACCGGATCTACGCGGATCGCGGATGA
- a CDS encoding SAM-dependent methyltransferase: MTDIESRIDTTRPHTARIWNYWTGGKDNYPVDRAAGDEIRGLHPGIGAYAKADRLFLGRAVRHLAEQEGIRQFLDIGTGLPSADNTHEVAQRVAPDSRVVYVDNDPLVLAHAQALLVGTPEGRIDYLDADLRDVDDILAMAAKTLDFSRPVALMLLGVVIFIEDDEQSYAIVRRLMDALAPGSHLVLSHTVTHPDMPDVDEAVAFWNEHGTPKLTQRTPDAVARYFDGLELLAPGVVSCSAWRAPAPTPDVAMYAGVGRK; encoded by the coding sequence GTGACCGACATCGAATCGCGCATCGACACCACCCGGCCGCACACCGCCCGGATATGGAACTACTGGACCGGCGGCAAGGACAACTATCCCGTCGACCGGGCGGCGGGTGACGAGATCCGGGGGCTGCACCCCGGGATCGGCGCGTACGCGAAGGCGGACCGGCTGTTCCTGGGGCGGGCGGTGCGCCATCTGGCCGAGCAGGAGGGCATCAGGCAGTTCCTGGACATCGGAACGGGGCTGCCCAGCGCCGACAACACCCACGAGGTCGCCCAGCGCGTCGCCCCCGACTCGCGCGTCGTCTACGTGGACAACGACCCGCTCGTCCTGGCGCACGCCCAGGCGCTGCTGGTCGGGACGCCCGAAGGGCGCATCGACTACCTGGACGCCGATCTGCGGGACGTCGACGACATCCTGGCCATGGCCGCGAAGACGCTCGACTTCTCGCGGCCGGTGGCACTGATGCTGCTCGGAGTCGTCATCTTCATCGAGGACGACGAGCAGTCGTACGCGATCGTGCGCCGGCTCATGGACGCCCTCGCGCCCGGCAGCCACCTCGTCCTGTCCCACACGGTCACCCACCCCGACATGCCGGACGTCGACGAGGCGGTGGCGTTCTGGAACGAGCACGGCACCCCGAAGCTCACGCAGCGCACCCCGGACGCCGTCGCCCGCTACTTCGACGGACTGGAACTGCTGGCGCCCGGGGTGGTGTCGTGCTCCGCGTGGCGGGCCCCGGCGCCGACGCCGGACGTCGCGATGTACGCGGGCGTCGGCCGCAAGTGA
- a CDS encoding peptidase C39 family protein — protein MTSPTSRRTVLTAALAAAASAGTVVSAAAPSSAAPSAPAAPSATPAALVDNRFWHTRTDWRRGAGDGTRILHGARPGLVIATPVGRIDHTDPHTGRTAAWDYATWTSPVHRSAVPATEVIASWNARTPAGTWIQVELSGRYADGTATPWFVMGRWAAGDGDIRRTSVDGQGDPHSTVWTDTLSVDDPASGVRLVSFRLRLTLYRAPGSRLSPTVWRVGAMASDVPDRFTVPASAPGPARELPVPRYSQNIHIGQYPEYDNGGEAWCSPTSSQMIIEYWGRKPTPKDLAWVKPGLPDPQVCHAARHTYDYQYEGCGNWPFNAAYAATYRDMNAVVTRLGSLTDVERLVRAGIPVITSQSFLEEELTGAGYGTSGHLMTVIGFTPGGDVVANDPASPDNDAVRRVYRRREFENIWLRTKRYDANGKVRSGTGGVCYVYWPDRPAPSRQRVLRSLGLL, from the coding sequence ATGACCAGTCCGACTTCGCGCAGAACCGTTCTGACCGCCGCGCTCGCCGCCGCGGCGAGCGCCGGCACGGTGGTCTCCGCCGCCGCGCCCTCGTCCGCCGCCCCGTCCGCGCCCGCAGCCCCTTCAGCGACCCCGGCGGCCCTCGTGGACAACCGCTTCTGGCACACCCGCACCGACTGGCGCCGCGGCGCCGGCGACGGCACCCGCATCCTCCACGGCGCCCGCCCCGGCCTGGTGATCGCCACCCCTGTCGGCCGCATCGACCACACCGACCCGCACACCGGGCGGACGGCCGCCTGGGACTACGCCACCTGGACCTCGCCCGTCCACCGCTCCGCCGTCCCGGCCACCGAGGTGATCGCCTCCTGGAACGCCCGTACCCCGGCCGGCACCTGGATCCAGGTCGAGCTGAGCGGCCGGTACGCCGACGGCACCGCGACCCCCTGGTTCGTGATGGGCCGCTGGGCGGCGGGCGACGGCGACATCCGCCGTACCTCGGTCGACGGCCAGGGCGACCCGCACAGCACCGTGTGGACCGACACCCTCTCGGTGGACGACCCGGCGAGCGGCGTACGCCTGGTCTCCTTCCGGCTGCGGCTGACGCTGTACCGGGCTCCGGGCAGCCGTCTCAGCCCGACCGTGTGGCGGGTCGGCGCGATGGCCTCCGACGTGCCCGACCGCTTCACCGTGCCCGCGAGCGCCCCCGGCCCGGCCCGCGAACTGCCCGTGCCCCGCTACTCGCAGAACATCCACATCGGGCAGTACCCCGAGTACGACAACGGCGGCGAGGCGTGGTGCAGCCCCACTTCCTCGCAGATGATCATCGAGTACTGGGGCCGCAAGCCCACCCCGAAGGACCTGGCCTGGGTCAAGCCCGGCCTGCCCGACCCCCAGGTCTGCCACGCCGCCCGCCACACCTACGACTACCAGTACGAGGGCTGCGGCAACTGGCCGTTCAACGCCGCCTACGCCGCCACGTACCGCGACATGAACGCCGTCGTCACCCGGCTCGGATCGCTCACCGACGTGGAGCGGCTGGTCCGTGCCGGGATCCCCGTCATCACCTCCCAGTCCTTCCTGGAGGAGGAGCTGACCGGCGCCGGATACGGCACGTCGGGCCACCTGATGACGGTCATCGGCTTCACCCCCGGGGGCGACGTCGTCGCGAACGACCCCGCGTCACCCGACAACGACGCGGTACGCCGGGTCTACCGCAGGCGCGAGTTCGAGAACATCTGGCTCAGGACCAAGCGCTACGACGCGAACGGCAAGGTCAGAAGCGGCACGGGCGGCGTCTGCTACGTCTACTGGCCCGACCGGCCCGCGCCGAGCCGGCAACGCGTGCTGCGCTCGCTCGGGCTGCTGTGA
- a CDS encoding ABC-2 family transporter protein encodes MTAPAISKARPSAGQPRGTLLKAHLACARMEFRAALTYRTAYLSSFVMMLLQIWLLTVVWKALYDGREEVDGLGLTTMTAYATLTTLQYQLVSPWRSSPIDQRVREGKVAVDLLRPVGFPGQMLAGQLGWASAAVPVLVVALPFALLLGAGEAPASAAAGFAYPVALIGALLVNQLLGLLLGMVSFWTLEVSGALMAYRFVAQFFSGALVPLWFMPGPVRAAAEWLPFQATAYTPAAVYLGRIEGAGIVAALGVQLVWIAALGALAAFVWSRARRRVMSQGG; translated from the coding sequence ATGACGGCCCCGGCGATCTCGAAGGCCCGCCCGAGCGCGGGCCAGCCGCGGGGGACACTGCTGAAGGCCCATCTCGCCTGTGCCCGGATGGAGTTCCGCGCCGCTCTGACCTACCGCACGGCCTATCTGTCGTCCTTCGTGATGATGCTGCTCCAGATCTGGTTGCTGACGGTGGTCTGGAAGGCCCTCTACGACGGCCGTGAGGAGGTGGACGGGCTCGGCCTCACCACCATGACGGCGTACGCGACCCTGACGACGCTCCAGTACCAGCTCGTCAGCCCGTGGCGGTCCTCACCCATCGACCAGCGGGTCCGGGAGGGGAAGGTCGCCGTGGACCTGCTGCGGCCCGTCGGCTTCCCCGGGCAGATGCTCGCCGGCCAGCTCGGGTGGGCGTCGGCCGCCGTCCCGGTCCTGGTGGTGGCCCTGCCGTTCGCCCTGCTGCTGGGCGCCGGCGAGGCGCCCGCCTCCGCCGCCGCGGGGTTCGCCTACCCCGTGGCACTGATCGGCGCGCTGCTCGTGAACCAGCTGCTCGGGCTGCTGCTCGGCATGGTCTCCTTCTGGACCCTGGAGGTGAGCGGCGCCCTCATGGCCTACCGCTTCGTCGCGCAGTTCTTCTCGGGAGCCCTCGTCCCGCTGTGGTTCATGCCGGGCCCGGTCAGGGCGGCCGCGGAGTGGCTGCCCTTCCAGGCCACCGCGTACACCCCGGCCGCCGTCTACCTGGGCCGGATCGAGGGCGCCGGCATCGTGGCCGCCCTCGGGGTGCAGCTCGTCTGGATCGCCGCGCTCGGCGCCCTGGCCGCGTTCGTGTGGTCGCGCGCCCGGCGCCGCGTCATGTCGCAGGGGGGGTGA